The following proteins are encoded in a genomic region of Cryptococcus neoformans var. neoformans JEC21 chromosome 2 sequence:
- a CDS encoding 26s proteasome non-atpase regulatory subunit 8 (26s proteasome regulatory subunit s14; p31), protein MSFDLQQALAQLQSAYDASSEQVSTQLAKLKLELAQSGLYFAPPSADPQDLIAARSILEIGAFQSLRQGDLKSYARYNFALQPFYDNLRDIIPASPNRPVTLGLHLLGLLSENLLTEFHTLLETLKPEELNDSFVRLPVDLERWLMEGSYNKVYRARDRVPRPEFEFLLERLMGTVRGQIASTIESSYPSLPLQHAATLLFFKSGETSSLTDFAFARGWSLSPNTQTFSFPRSSKPDIALAAAESSSDVSSATIDKLKGTGVVRGVPMETMVGPALRLAQQLEAIV, encoded by the exons ATGTCCTTCGATCTCCAGCAAGCACTCGCACAGCTCCAGAGCGCCTACGATGCGTCCTCGGAACAGGTCTCTACCCAGCTCGCAAAGCTCAAG CTCGAGCTAGCGCAGTCAGGCTTATATTTTGCTCCGCCTTCTGCCGACCCCCAGGATCTTATTGCCGCTCGATCCATACTTGAAATCGGCGCATTCCAGTCTCTTCGACAAGGCGACCTCAAGTCCTATGCCCGTTACAACTTTGCCCTCCAACCATTCTACGACAACCTTAGGGATATCATCCCTGCATCTCCAAATAGACCAGTGACCTTGGGGCTCCATCTCTTAGGGCTGCTGAGTGAAAATCTGTTGACAGAGTTTCACACATTGTTGGAGACCCTTAAGCCTGAAGAGTTGAATGACTCATTTGTGAGATTACCAGTGGACCT TGAACGATGGTTGATGGAAGGATCATATAACAAGGTGTACCGTGCCAGAGATCGTGTCCCGAGACCAGAATTCGAATTTCTGCTTGAAAGGCTCATGGGCACTGTCCGTGGCCAAATTGCCTCCACCATAGAGTCTTCCTACCCTTCTTTACCCCTTCAACATGCCGCtacccttctcttcttcaaatcgGGCGAAACCTCCTCTCTCACAGACTTTGCCTTTGCTCGAGGATGGTCACTTTCACCTAACACTCAGACATTCAGCTTCCCTCGCTCAAGCAAGCCGGATATTGCCCTTGCCGCTGCAGAAAGTAGCAGCGATGTTTCATCGGCCACAATTGATAAGCTTAAGGGCACCGGTGTTGTTCGAGGAGTGCCGATGGAGACCATGGTGGGGCCTGCGTTGAGGTTGGCTCAACAGTTGGAAGCTATCGTGTAA
- a CDS encoding RAN protein binding protein, putative yields MASTQPPVAAPDQSKIRPQDVGWQFVPQYYNFVNSQPHRLHCFYNKRSTFIHGEEGEDVTPAFGQQEIHDRILQIGYNQCKVYIHSMDSQSSADGGIIILVLGELSNNHQSWRKFSQTFFLAEQPGGYFVLNDIFRYLREDVDEDESAPQETVQPQEEPAQPEVAAEKLPEATTVTQEPAEDPVPEPAPVSAPAEVVVDAVPEEAEIAAVPDKDVAPEQEPPVVKEPEAAPEPVEETPKPAASVTESIASPAPAAPIPAAKAASPSPAAPKAAAPTTNGSSPASTTPAAPSKPMTWASMAASNVWGKTASPSATAPAPAPAPAPAAAPAPGPAQPKKDEKPAPAAGTGQGQRRQQTIDPSKVQTAHCFVKLPNWSPDSQSSSDFLTDAELSKIASRFGEVKSTEIVKSKACAFVEFARVESARKAIQHSLPVEQGGEGGTKFPNGTLYFEPRKEKDDRPKAKGQRTGGQQGQGQGQRQVNGGAGGRGGRGPRGRGGQGNQGDRQPQK; encoded by the exons ATGGCATCCACTCAGCCCCCAGTCGCAGCTCCTGACCAGTCAAAGATCAGGCCTCAAGACGTCGGATGGCAGTTCGTCCCTCAGTACTA CAACTTTGTCAATTCTCAGCCACACCGTCTCCACTGTTTCTACAACAAGCGTTCAACATTTATCCAcggcgaggagggtgaggaCGTGACTCCGGCATTCGGGCAGCAG GAAATTCACGACCGTATACTTCAGATTGGCTACAACCAATGCAAAGTCTACATCCACTCTATGGACTCCCAGTCCTCCGCCGATGGTGGTATCATTATCTTGGTCCTGGGTGAACTCTCCAACAACCACCAATCCTGGAGAAAATTCTCCCAAacctttttccttgccGAGCAACCTGGCGGTTACTTTGTGCTCAACGACATCTTCCGATATTTGAGagaggatgttgatgaggacgaaTCTGCTCCCCAGGAGACTGTTCAGCCTCAGGAGGAACCTGCCCAGCCAGAGGTTGCGGCTGAGAAGCTTCCCGAGGCGACGACCGTCACTCAGGAGCCTGCCGAGGACCCTGTCCCCGAACCCGCCCCTGTCAGCGCTCCCGCGgaagttgttgttgacgcCGTCCCCGAGGAGGCCGAGATTGCAGCTGTGCCTGACAAGGACGTCGCTCCGGAGCAGGAGCCTCCTGTTGTCAAGGAGCCTGAAGCCGCTCCTGAGCCAGTTGAGGAGACCCCTAAACCTGCCGCTTCGGTTACCGAATCCATCgcttctcctgctcctgctgcACCTATTCCTGCCGCCAAGGCCgcttctccctcccctGCAGCCCCCAAGGCTGCTGCTCCCACTACTAATGGTTCTTCTCCCGCTTCGACCACCCCCGCTGCTCCTTCCAAGCCAATGACTTGGGCATCCATGGCCGCTTCTAATGTATGGGGTAAGACAGCTAGTCCATCTGCCACCGCCCCCGCTCCCGCGCCTGCTCCTGCGCCTGCAGCTGCCCCTGCCCCCGGTCCTGCGCAGCCCAAGAAGGACGAAAAGCCCGCACCTGCCGCTGGTACCGGTCAGGGACAAAGACGACAGCAGACTATAGACCCTTCCAAGGTTCAGACGGCCCACTGTTTTGTCAAG CTCCCTAACTGGTCCCCTGACTCGCAGAGCTCATCCGACTTCCTTACCGATGCCGAGCTTTCCAAGATTGCTTCTCGATTCGGTGAGGTAAAGTCTACCGAAATCGTCAAGAGCAAAGCTTGTGCCTTTGTCGAGTTCGCTCGAGTGGAGTCTGCCCGAAAGGCCATCCAGCACTCCTTGCCCGTCGAGCAAGGTGGTGAGGGCGGTACTAAATTCCCCAACGGTACTTTGTATTTCGAACCccgaaaggagaaggacgatAGACCCAAGGCCAAGGGACAAAGGACCGGTGGCCAGCAAGGCCAGGGTCAGGGCCAGAGGCAGGTTAACGGCGGTGCTGGCGGTCGAGGCGGCAGGGGCCCCAGGGGACGAGGAGGTCAGGGTAACCAGGGTGATAGGCAACC